One Mesoplodon densirostris isolate mMesDen1 chromosome X, mMesDen1 primary haplotype, whole genome shotgun sequence genomic region harbors:
- the LOC132481483 gene encoding testis-specific Y-encoded protein 2-like translates to MGSSGLGVALSSFLPPGHACLVSKFPVHAFQASSPRRLQGTIQSAAKPQSQVHMGSEAGPGEGGTAWGPGVILGVGGGPQEAGARGSSGVVREVGRVLALADAWGEEAAIFSGDVVQQGAALLEGEVACIGELFWLPVEDMMEEVEVVAEEQQHEEQEERKHEQGQEEPGPGPTITGSLLEVLEAMQLQLEPLNRRCSRTFSPLMLTTLWRRKPYLEHRSTIMQSIPGFWVKVFVNHPQMSATMSAQDKDVLSYMTNLKEEELRYTSDCRKIMLFFRNNPNFQNEVVVKEYLIHVTGYRASHSTPIQWHHRFEREAYSRRHHNSSLNFFSWFSDHRCAGSSRIAESPTGSSARTCGPIPCATTRGRKAPSGQVTERRTGG, encoded by the exons ATGGGGTCGAGTGGCCTGGGCGTGGCTTTGAGCTCCTTCCTGCCACCTGGTCATGCATGCCTGGTGTCCAAATTTCCTGTGCATGCGTTTCAGGCCTCTTCACCACGGAGGCTCCAGGGAACGATTCAGTCCGCAGCGAAGC CTCAGAGCCAGGTCCACATGGGCAGTGAGGCGGGGCCCGGGGAAGGCGGCACTGCCTGGGGACCCGGGGTCATCCTAGGTGTGGGAGGGGGTCCTCAGGAAGCAGGGGCCCGTGGGTCCTCTGGTGTGGTTCGGGAGGTGGGTAGGGTGCTGGCACTAGCTGATGCGTGGGGCGAGGAGGCCGCAATCTTTAGCGGGGACGTGGTGCAGCAAGGCGCGGCCCTGTTGGAGGGGGAGGTGGCGTGCATCGGGGAGTTGTTTTGGCTGCCTGTGGAGGACATGATGGAAGAGGTGGAGGTGGTGGCAGAGGAGCAGCAGCATGAAGAGCAGGAAGAGCGGAAGCAT gagcaggggCAGGAAGAGCCGGGGCCTGGACCCACGATCACCGGGTCCCTGCTGGAGGTGCTGGAGGCCATGCAGTTACAGCTGGAGCCTCTGAATAGGCGGTGCAGTCGAACCTTCTCTCCTCTCATGCTCACAACACTTTGGAGGCGGAAGCCCTATCTAGAACACAGAAGCACCATCATGCagagcatccctggcttctgggTCAAAGTT TTTGTGAACCACCCCCAGATGTCGGCCACGATGAGTGCCCAAGATAAAGACGTGCTTAGCTACATGACCAACTTGAAG GAGGAGGAACTCAGATATACCAGTGATTGCCGCAAGATCATGTTGTTTTTCCGGAACAACCCCAATTTCCAGAATGAGGTGGTTGTTAAGGAGTATCTCATTCACGTCACTG GATATAGGGCATCTCATTCCACTCCAATTCAGTGGCACCATCGTTTTGAAAGGGAGGCGTATAGCCGTAGGCACCACAACAGCAGCCTTAACTTCTTCAGCTGGTTCTCTGACCACAGATGTGCAGGATCTAGCAGGATTGCTGAG TCCCCTACCGGATCATCGGCGAGGACCTGTGGCCCAATCCCCTGCGCTACTACCCGAGGGAGGAAGGCCCCATCGGGACAGGTGACAGAGAGGAGGACAGGTGGGTGA